The window ACCAAACTTCTGGTTTGAGCCTGGCCCAAATCAATCCTTTTTCTATGTCCACTTCAGTATTTAGTTGTGGCTTTCAGCCTTATGTATCATGCTTATTCTTAACTTTATCCTTTCtaaatatcaattatattcTTTAGTCTAAAATCAACTATAACACAAtctataatcaaataaaaacttataaaagtataatatttttaacttaCAGAATATGAAAGATAcattcaaaaattcaaaattgaagtaaGATGAAAggaaagttaaaaataataatgaaagaggtaatataaaatatgtaattaataaaggttgataaaataaaatgaaaaaccatAAATTATATgtagaaaatgttaaatatggTTGAAGAATCCAATTTGAATACCTCTTATATAGAATTTGATATGTCATATAGTCAGTCACCCACAAATATGTCGGCATTACTATTTgcaataatataaagtttatattattgGGATATAGATTAAGCACTTTTAAATCCCCACACACATTAGTTTTTAGGTGAAAAAGTTGTAGACAacctaaacaaaataatacgaatatattaaaaataacaaaagcaatgtttttttttctttcaaaaatgataaaaagtatgaaaagttgtacaattttaagaataataattaaggatatagcaacattttataaaaattgtaaatttagcaaaactatcacggATAGACTTGTGTCATTGATATATttcgtatgatctatcagtgatagaccaatattatttaagatcaataaaataaaaaatcaacacCCATccttattttgtaaatactcTACcaatttttaccatttttgatcatttataaaagtaaCTAAATAGTATATTTCGTACAATTATAACAATGTTATGTTATTTTGATTGTGttagataattattttgtttttctattatttttactacaacgtttatttaaaaaaaaaattaaacaattttcctattatatgtatgtatacacatcttttaagaaattgacatttttaattaaaacacacATGAGAAAGTGTAAATCCTATTTTTAAGggatagttacaaatttaagaattaaattcaaaataattaaatatataacaacatttttaaacaattgcaaatatagcaaaatttgtcaaaatctatcaatgatagagtttatcactgatagatcatgttgtaaaaattggtctatcaccgacagatcatacgagtctatcagtgatagttttgttatatttgtaatttttttaaaatgttgctatatctttaattaatatttctcaaatgaccatttattataattaccttatttttaaatatatgtattaggGTAGCCGAAGATGTCTTCTATTTTTGtggttgaaatttaaatgttaaaattagtttgcttttatgctaaaaaaaaatcttaagtTTGTTGATGTCTAACTAATATTAggtgaaaaaataattcttaataattttggaaacaaTGTCTCATGGCCactttttcttgaaaattattattattttatcaaattcaataaataataacttcaactaattaacaataaaaattattctttcaaGACTTTTCTAATTGccacaaaatatttgtataacACTACTATAAATTTATTGGATGTGTTGTgacatattcaaattttgatttcttcatGATCAATCACAAACaactataaaaacaatataattttcttgatACAATATTTATCCTAACAGCCATCTACATCAAAAAAAGTTCCCTTGTTTTATTAAAGAAGTACAAAAAAaacgttaaaaaaatgtagattttttaatttgtgatGGACAAAGTTCtcttagttttgttgatggtCCACAAGCGCCAAGAAAATTATTTCTCGATGGACAAAACATCAAAGTTATATATTAGTAGACTGACAATGTCCATCGAGTtagatatatatgttttcttgatggacgagACACATCaaataatgaattttcttgatttgcaaTAGCTATCatcgaaaaaaaaattaatatatttgttttggttttcttgatTGGTTTAGAGTTTTCTTGATGAGTTTAGAGTTTTTTGATGgacaaagataaaaaaaagatcatgGACAAGatccataaagaaaaatgatatgcccatcaagaaaaaaatttatagttatGGGTTTAGGTATAAGATCATGTGCAtgaaccataaaaaaaataaaaaaactatttttcatgAAGCACGAAATTCGGACCCTCGTTAAAGGGCTCAAAAAACAcgatattcatcaataatattcttaaagctgtactattttttttcaattattaggGTCTGTacatatcaataatataatattatttttttaaaacttaagtgttgtaattataattagattgaaataaatgactttatccaaattaaattagttattgtgTTCAACTTTattgagttgaattgaaagtttataatttagcatttttaaaatgtgtagAAGTGGTAGAATTGTAGAACATGAACTCAGCTCAACTGAcacctatatatattttgtggaCAACAGGTCTTGGgttctttataaatttgaatatcaaTATTACAATTGTTAGTATAATTCTCATTGAAATTGATAGTCGAACTTTTTTGTTGTCTACCTACTTCACGAACAAAGAACATCaatgtacatttttaaaattaagatagaCATTTATAAgatgaatcaaaattaaagtttgtaAACAGTTATAGAAtgaagtaattaaatataatacgTATAAGTTCCatcaattcaatttgaaaGTACAGTGgatgacttttttttgtttttagcaTTGATGTTATTTGGGACCAACTTAAAGGTATgttaataatttaagaaattaccaacttgaagaacaaaCCTAGCTCAATtttctcaaacttttttttttcttttttttggtttctatttttctgattttttttttctgttctgatttttcctttctaaacGTTGTGATGTGTAAAACCCCATAAATTTTGACAACTTTTGGAATGGTGAATACAATCTCTCCCCCTAAAAGGtcaaaaaaatggaaaaaaagaaaagaaaagtagccTATTGTCATTATAACCCACTAAGTTTTTCccacccaaaagaaaaaaaaactaattagcTTCATCAACCTCATAATATCATATCTTTCAACTCAGATAAATCCCCTCCtcttgaaaaaatattgtcCAAAAATCCGTAGTCTCATGAGTTGGCTGCTCATTTGTAAGATTACCAAGTTGACGTTCACTAGTTTCACCTTCAAATCCTTGTTGGTTTCCCACCGTTGCCATTTGGTCGCTGCCCAAAACTTCCCTCCAAAAATTCTCATCCGCCTCCGGTAGATTATTCGTCCACGACTCACCATTCTCCGCCGTGATGATGGAGGAGCTTTCGCTGGAGCAATGAGGTGGTGAAAAAGCCAAAGCAGAGCTCGGCATCGATCCAtagtttgtatatttgaaGGGTTGTTGTGCTATGGATTCTTCTTCGTTCATGACGGGGTAGTTTCTGAGCTGTGGAGTGGCGTAATTTTGTCTTAGTCTTTTCTTCAAATGGGTGTGCCATACGTTTTTAATCTCATTGTCTGTTCTTCCCGGTAACCTTGCTGCAATTGCGGACCatctaaaatccaaaaacaaactttagttttttttttcttttaagaaaaataatataaaaatgtgtTCTTTGTTGTACTACACACTCGGGCACAAGCCATGATTACATCAAATAAAAGCATAAGACTTTTATTATGGGTTGGAAAAACATGGTTGTTAATTTCAATATATggtaattttgtttcttagtGTCACATGATGACATAAAATGGATTAGAAGACAATGCACTGATCGAGTACAAGgataactaattaattagcaaaTGGTTAAAACCTTCAGCCTTTTTCGAGGAAATCAGAGTCACGTGAGTGTAATAAGTTGACAAATTATGAAACAATAATGTGCATAAcagttttaaattgtttttatgtaTTACGAATTTATctccaaaagtttaaaataatatataaacttttaattgttATGTGATAAAAACTCTAGATATATTTTGGAGGACTACATGATAAATGATTCATGTTTCttggtttaaatttttttattctctcatGATGTACCGACATGTCACATAAACAATcgatgtatatataaaagcatgttttagatatatttaaatgtattttctataaatttgaatCTATCTATTTCATTCCTTTCtacaaatataaagaaaatatgcttaaaatatataattataatacaacaaattaaacCCTTTGAACACCTTTTGATGTGGGAAGataattgaatattttggCCACTCCCACAAGAAAATTGAGGGAGGGAAAGATTCTGAATATTATTTTCGATTGTTGATATATAActaagtaaaagaaattgttgtgATAAGCTTTTCAATATTAGAACAATAATATTGGATGCGTTATGGATAGTTCCACTTATTTTtactcataaatattttaaacaattatatgaaagaaaatttccaTGAGACAAATTGTTATTAGACACTAAATAGGTTGAACAAAGATAGGTAGACGCAatacattcaaatatttatttataaaggtTAAGATGGACATAATAAATGGTTTGGAGatcagaaaagaagaaagagtgaTGGAACAAAAACCTGTTTCCAAGCATTTGATGTAGATT of the Cucumis sativus cultivar 9930 chromosome 3, Cucumber_9930_V3, whole genome shotgun sequence genome contains:
- the LOC101220946 gene encoding transcription factor MYB4, coding for MVRAPCCEKMGLKKGPWTPEEDQTLINYINLYGHGNWRALPKQAGLLRCGKSCRLRWTNYLRPDIKRGNFTAEEEETIINLHQMLGNRWSAIAARLPGRTDNEIKNVWHTHLKKRLRQNYATPQLRNYPVMNEEESIAQQPFKYTNYGSMPSSALAFSPPHCSSESSSIITAENGESWTNNLPEADENFWREVLGSDQMATVGNQQGFEGETSERQLGNLTNEQPTHETTDFWTIFFQEEGIYLS